The proteins below come from a single Papaver somniferum cultivar HN1 chromosome 11, ASM357369v1, whole genome shotgun sequence genomic window:
- the LOC113323123 gene encoding protein TRANSPARENT TESTA 9-like isoform X1, producing MSFDRSSWVPFWRSTDRFSLEHFKYIIGELQEIKVVNKLNKDSVMDMLGAIVEIVTYGDQNDASIFECFMEYQILAEFLRLIKISRNSSIEVQLLHYLSILIQNLESENSIYYCFSNGYINNIILYPFKFDTGDLASYFASFLRTVSGKLNRETIYLLVNVEEDMVVSFPLYSEALKFARNEEKMIQIAIRAVTLNVYNACDDMVLAFLTTPPASEYFSDLVLHLRDQCLHFDSLVRTTMDSCTREIRNQLQMGTDLVVNDLYYFNDILKIGQPGLSRLMIENIFRSLVLPALLPLQSSENFGSQSSITSLCVICRLLQVVDGRELVNSVAIALLCSYMFSFARSTIEKGDSDEGAMINVDTVNHFAEYLIDIKEVIVPFLEAEGAENISKTNLFGILSEYISCRTGTASCLLDKFSVERNDVLSLILSENISILLAFLMFLIILSEHKDLDSSLSSILGFADKNTGQEMSSNNLLQRAMDGNIFATHMPKILTALLRVLVSQPPFSISTRWHIGWVLGKLLRYHDTKFTEHDIDLFNVSYEQSREGLAQELNGCWSDYIPTTVEIEWLKCTRALAESSGLKDPFLTLEVSTHDHLPEGSMSSSHAWQRMVDAVKVFVLWHQLEAIIFKRDTQEEHMNQLRSALKGTLDKEDGIDIHSATYGTRTGLGPGIPCKIAFSKREVKDVYLIPVAKGIFGKLLLAEKLSLDSDEGVVIAVAPLAGLSPKIDDEHSTWLHLRIREFDPRVHAKKAGANDFTGANNVVDGRWTLAFQTTEICDSALLLTRRELDKQRSSVERLLAPFLQNYSPKNSSD from the exons ATGTCATTCGATCGATCTTCATGGGTACCCTTTTGGCGATCAACCGATCGTTTCTCTCTGGAACACTTCAA GTACATAATTGGTGAACTGCAAGAGATCAAAGTTGTGAACAAGCTCAATAAG GACTCTGTCATGGATATGTTGGGGGCAATTGTAGAAATAGTTACTTATGGAGACCAAAATGATGCATCAATTTTCGA ATGTTTCATGGAATATCAAATTTTAGCAGAGTTTCTTCGTTTAATAAAGATCAGTAGAAATTCCAGCATTGAGGTGCAATTGCTTCACTATCTAAGCATATTGATCCAAAATTTGGAGAGTGAGAATTCAATTT ACTATTGTTTCAGCAACGGATATATCAACAACATCATTCTCTACCCGTTTAAGTTTGACACTGGGGATTTGGCTTCCTATTTTGCATCATTTTTAAG AACAGTTAGCGGAAAACTAAATAGAGAAACTATATATCTTCTCGTGAACGTCGAAGAG GATATGGTAGTCTCATTCCCATTGTACAGTGAGGCACTTAAATTCGCACGcaatgaagaaaagatgattcagATAGCAATACGTGCAGTAACCCTCAATGTTTACAATG CGTGCGATGATATGGTATTAGCATTTTTAACGACTCCTCCAGCCTCAGAATATTTCTCAGATTTGGTGCTACACTTAAGGGACCAATGCCTCCATTTCGATTCCCTTGTAagaactacaat GGATTCTTGCACGCGTGAGATAAGGAATCAGCTGCAGATGGGAACTGATTTAGTTGTAAATGATCTTTATTACTTTAACGATATACTCAAAATTGGTCAGCCCGGTTTAAGTAGATTGATGATTGAAAACATTTTCAGATCATTAGTTTTACCAGCTTTGCTACCGCTGCAATCGAGTGAGAACTTC GGCTCACAATCTTCGATCACATCTCTGTGCGTAATTTGTCGTCTTCTTCAAGTTGTTGATGGAAGAGAGCTAGTTAATTCTGTTGCAATTGCTCTCTTATGTTCTTATATGTTCTCATTTGCGAGAAGTACTATTGAGAAGGGTGACAGTGATGAGGGCGCAATGATTAATGTAGACACTGTTAATCACTTCGCTGAGTATTTAATCGACATTAAAGAAGTCATAGTTCCTTTTCTTGAGGCTGAAGGAGCAGAAAACATAAGCAAGACCAATCTATTTGGGATACTATCAGAGTACATATCCTGTCGCACTGGTACCGCTAGCTGTCTGCTGGATAAATTTTCAGTTGAGAG GAACGACGTACTTTCGTTAATTCTATCTGAAAATATCAGTATATTGCTTGCATTCCTAatgtttttgattattttatCCGAACACAAAG ATCTTGATAGTTCACTATCATCTATTTTGGGATTTGCTGATAAGAATACGGGGCAAGAGATG TCTTCTAACAATTTGCTTCAACGTGCGATGGATGGTAATATCTTTGCCACACACATGCCCAAG ATTTTGACTGCACTGTTAAGGGTTTTGGTGAGCCAGCCACCATTCTCGATATCAACACGGTGGCACATAGGGTGGGTTCTCGGGAAGCTACTAAGATACCACGATACAAAGTTCACAGAGCATGATATTGATCTTTTTAAT GTTTCATATGAACAGTCCAGGGAAGGACTTGCGCAAGAGCTCAATGGTTGCTGGTCTGATTATATCCCAACCACTGTAGAAATCGAATGGCTAAAGTGTACGAGAG CTTTGGCGGAGTCATCAGGGTTGAAAGATCCTTTTCTCACCCTTGAGGTTTCCACGCATGACCATTTACCTGAAG GTAGTATGTCTTCCTCTCATGCTTGGCAAAGGATGGTTGATGCAGTCAAG GTTTTTGTACTTTGGCATCAACTCGAGGCTATCATTTTTAAAAGAGATACTCAAGAAGAACACATGAATCAACTAAGAAGTGCTTTGAAGGGTACTCTAGATAAGGAAGATGGTATAGATATTCATTCTGCAACTTATGGAACTCGGACTGGATTAG GTCCAGGTATTCCTTGCAAAATTGCCTTTTCGAAAAGGGAAGTGAAGGATGTTTACTTGATACCTGTGGCAAAAGGAATATTTGGAAAGTTACTTCTCGCTGAGAAACTTTCCTTAGATAGTGATGAGGGCGTTGTAATTGCTGTTGCTCCGCTGGCTGGGTTGAGT CCAAAGATAGATGATGAGCACTCAACATGGTTGCATCTACGGATAAGAGAGTTTGATCCAAGAGTCCATGCAAAAAAAGCTGGAGCAAATGATTTTACTGGCGCCAATAATGTGGTGGATGGAAGATGGACCCTTGCCTTTCAAACTACCGAGATTTGTGATTCTGCTTTGTTGTTGACTCGAAGGGAGCTCGACAAACAACGGTCCTCAGTCGAGCGATTGCTTGCTCCATTTCTCCAGAACTATTCTCCCAAGAACTCGTCGGATTAA
- the LOC113323123 gene encoding protein TRANSPARENT TESTA 9-like isoform X2, whose protein sequence is METKMMHQFSKFLRLIKISRNSSIEVQLLHYLSILIQNLESENSIYYCFSNGYINNIILYPFKFDTGDLASYFASFLRTVSGKLNRETIYLLVNVEEDMVVSFPLYSEALKFARNEEKMIQIAIRAVTLNVYNACDDMVLAFLTTPPASEYFSDLVLHLRDQCLHFDSLVRTTMDSCTREIRNQLQMGTDLVVNDLYYFNDILKIGQPGLSRLMIENIFRSLVLPALLPLQSSENFGSQSSITSLCVICRLLQVVDGRELVNSVAIALLCSYMFSFARSTIEKGDSDEGAMINVDTVNHFAEYLIDIKEVIVPFLEAEGAENISKTNLFGILSEYISCRTGTASCLLDKFSVERNDVLSLILSENISILLAFLMFLIILSEHKDLDSSLSSILGFADKNTGQEMSSNNLLQRAMDGNIFATHMPKILTALLRVLVSQPPFSISTRWHIGWVLGKLLRYHDTKFTEHDIDLFNVSYEQSREGLAQELNGCWSDYIPTTVEIEWLKCTRALAESSGLKDPFLTLEVSTHDHLPEGSMSSSHAWQRMVDAVKVFVLWHQLEAIIFKRDTQEEHMNQLRSALKGTLDKEDGIDIHSATYGTRTGLGPGIPCKIAFSKREVKDVYLIPVAKGIFGKLLLAEKLSLDSDEGVVIAVAPLAGLSPKIDDEHSTWLHLRIREFDPRVHAKKAGANDFTGANNVVDGRWTLAFQTTEICDSALLLTRRELDKQRSSVERLLAPFLQNYSPKNSSD, encoded by the exons ATGGAGACCAAAATGATGCATCAATTTTCGA AGTTTCTTCGTTTAATAAAGATCAGTAGAAATTCCAGCATTGAGGTGCAATTGCTTCACTATCTAAGCATATTGATCCAAAATTTGGAGAGTGAGAATTCAATTT ACTATTGTTTCAGCAACGGATATATCAACAACATCATTCTCTACCCGTTTAAGTTTGACACTGGGGATTTGGCTTCCTATTTTGCATCATTTTTAAG AACAGTTAGCGGAAAACTAAATAGAGAAACTATATATCTTCTCGTGAACGTCGAAGAG GATATGGTAGTCTCATTCCCATTGTACAGTGAGGCACTTAAATTCGCACGcaatgaagaaaagatgattcagATAGCAATACGTGCAGTAACCCTCAATGTTTACAATG CGTGCGATGATATGGTATTAGCATTTTTAACGACTCCTCCAGCCTCAGAATATTTCTCAGATTTGGTGCTACACTTAAGGGACCAATGCCTCCATTTCGATTCCCTTGTAagaactacaat GGATTCTTGCACGCGTGAGATAAGGAATCAGCTGCAGATGGGAACTGATTTAGTTGTAAATGATCTTTATTACTTTAACGATATACTCAAAATTGGTCAGCCCGGTTTAAGTAGATTGATGATTGAAAACATTTTCAGATCATTAGTTTTACCAGCTTTGCTACCGCTGCAATCGAGTGAGAACTTC GGCTCACAATCTTCGATCACATCTCTGTGCGTAATTTGTCGTCTTCTTCAAGTTGTTGATGGAAGAGAGCTAGTTAATTCTGTTGCAATTGCTCTCTTATGTTCTTATATGTTCTCATTTGCGAGAAGTACTATTGAGAAGGGTGACAGTGATGAGGGCGCAATGATTAATGTAGACACTGTTAATCACTTCGCTGAGTATTTAATCGACATTAAAGAAGTCATAGTTCCTTTTCTTGAGGCTGAAGGAGCAGAAAACATAAGCAAGACCAATCTATTTGGGATACTATCAGAGTACATATCCTGTCGCACTGGTACCGCTAGCTGTCTGCTGGATAAATTTTCAGTTGAGAG GAACGACGTACTTTCGTTAATTCTATCTGAAAATATCAGTATATTGCTTGCATTCCTAatgtttttgattattttatCCGAACACAAAG ATCTTGATAGTTCACTATCATCTATTTTGGGATTTGCTGATAAGAATACGGGGCAAGAGATG TCTTCTAACAATTTGCTTCAACGTGCGATGGATGGTAATATCTTTGCCACACACATGCCCAAG ATTTTGACTGCACTGTTAAGGGTTTTGGTGAGCCAGCCACCATTCTCGATATCAACACGGTGGCACATAGGGTGGGTTCTCGGGAAGCTACTAAGATACCACGATACAAAGTTCACAGAGCATGATATTGATCTTTTTAAT GTTTCATATGAACAGTCCAGGGAAGGACTTGCGCAAGAGCTCAATGGTTGCTGGTCTGATTATATCCCAACCACTGTAGAAATCGAATGGCTAAAGTGTACGAGAG CTTTGGCGGAGTCATCAGGGTTGAAAGATCCTTTTCTCACCCTTGAGGTTTCCACGCATGACCATTTACCTGAAG GTAGTATGTCTTCCTCTCATGCTTGGCAAAGGATGGTTGATGCAGTCAAG GTTTTTGTACTTTGGCATCAACTCGAGGCTATCATTTTTAAAAGAGATACTCAAGAAGAACACATGAATCAACTAAGAAGTGCTTTGAAGGGTACTCTAGATAAGGAAGATGGTATAGATATTCATTCTGCAACTTATGGAACTCGGACTGGATTAG GTCCAGGTATTCCTTGCAAAATTGCCTTTTCGAAAAGGGAAGTGAAGGATGTTTACTTGATACCTGTGGCAAAAGGAATATTTGGAAAGTTACTTCTCGCTGAGAAACTTTCCTTAGATAGTGATGAGGGCGTTGTAATTGCTGTTGCTCCGCTGGCTGGGTTGAGT CCAAAGATAGATGATGAGCACTCAACATGGTTGCATCTACGGATAAGAGAGTTTGATCCAAGAGTCCATGCAAAAAAAGCTGGAGCAAATGATTTTACTGGCGCCAATAATGTGGTGGATGGAAGATGGACCCTTGCCTTTCAAACTACCGAGATTTGTGATTCTGCTTTGTTGTTGACTCGAAGGGAGCTCGACAAACAACGGTCCTCAGTCGAGCGATTGCTTGCTCCATTTCTCCAGAACTATTCTCCCAAGAACTCGTCGGATTAA